The Rhizobium rosettiformans genomic sequence GACGTTCGGACAGACCCTGGTTGTAAGCCTGGCTGCCGGTCGAATCGGTGTGACCGTTGATGTCGATCAGGGTCCGGTCGAACTTGCGCAGCACGATCGCAACCGAGTTCAGCGTCGGGTAGAACTGCGGCATGACCGCATCCTGATCGGTGTTGAAGGTGATGTTCGACGGCATGTTGAGGATGATGCGATCGCCGACACGGGTGACCGAAATGCCGGTGCCCTGCAGCTGCGCACGCAGTTCCGATTCCTGCTGGTCCATGTAATTGCCGATCGCGCCGCCTGCGAGCGCGCCAACACCGGCACCGATGAGCGCGGCATTCCGACGTCCGACCGGCGAACCGCCGACGGCCAGGCCTCCAAGCGCACCGACGGCCGCACCGATCGCGGCGCCACCCGCCGTATTCGAAACCTTCTGCTCGCCCGTATAGGGGTCGGTCGTGGTGCAGGCGCTGAGATAGGTTGCGCAAAGCGCGATGATGGCGATCTTCTTGATCATGCTCGGTGTCCCTCCAGTATTCGGCTGATAATCCGTCAACCGTGAAATTGCGGCAACATAAAGTTGGCCAGCACGCTCACTCGGCCGCCGATTTCTGGCCATAGCGCTTCTCGATATAGTCGGCCACCAGCGCCTCGAAATCGGCTGCGATGTTCGGACCGCGCAAGGTCATCGCCTTCTGGCCATCAATAAACACGGGAGCCGCCGGGTTTTCACCGGTCCCTGGAAGCGAGATGCCAATATCGGCATGCTTGCTTTCGCCGGGGCCGTTGACGATACAGCCCATGACCGCAACGTTCAGGCCTTCGACACCCGGATACTTGTCGCGCCAGACGGGCATGTTCTTGCGAAGGTCATCCTGGATCTTCTGCGCGAGTTCCTGGAAGACCGTCGAGGTGGTGCGACCACAGCCGGGACATGCCGCGACAACAGGCACGAACTGGCGGAAGCCCATGACCTGCAGCAGTTCCTGAGCTACCTGAACCTCGCGTGTGCGATCGCCGTTCGGTTCGGGGGTGAGCGAAACGCGGATCGTGTCCCCAATACCATGCTGCAACACGTAGCCCATGGCTGCCGACGAGGCGACGATACCCTTCGAGCCCATGCCCGCCTCGGTGAGCCCGAGATGCAGCGCGTGGTCCGAGCGATCCGCCAGCATCGAATAGACAGCGATCAGGTCCTGCACCTGGCTGACCTTGGCCGAGAGAATGATGCGGTTGCGCGGCAGGCCAATCTCCTCGGCAAGCTCTGCGGACAGCAATGCCGACTGGACGATCGCTTCACGCGTGACCTGGCGCGCCGAAAGCGGTGAACCATTGGCCGCGTTCTCGTCCATCAGCCGGGTCAGGAGCTCCTGGTCGAGCGAGCCCCAATTGACCCCGATGCGGACAGGCTTGTCGTAGCGGATCGCCATTTCGACGATCTCGGCGAACTGCTTGTCCTTCTTGTCCTTGAAGCCGACATTCCCGGGATTGATACGGTACTTGGCGAGCGCCTCGGCACAGGCCGGGTGATCGGCGAGCAGCTTGTGGCCGATATAATGGAAATCGCCGATCAGCGGCACGTCCATGCCGAGCCGGAGCAGGCGCTCGCGGATCTTCGGAACGGCGGCGGCACTTTCGTCACGGTCGACAGTGATGCGGACGACCTCGGAGCCTGCCTTGTAGAGGGCAGCAACCTGGGCAACGGTCGCGTCGATGTCTGCGGTGTCGGTATTGGTCATCGACTGAACGACGACGGGAGCTCCACCGCCGATGATGACGCCACCCACTTCAACCGCGACCGACGAACGGCGCGGTTTGGGGTCAAAGGCATCGGCGGGCTGGATCAGGGGTGCGGTCATGGCTGTTTCTCTGCAAGCCTCAATCGCCATGGAGGTGGATCAAAGCCGATCGCTTGTCAACCGCAACACGCCGATGCGCGATCACATGCGCGTCTGCAGCCGCCGAGAGCGTCCACATACGAGGTCCGGGTCAATGGCCGCTCGCCCGGTCTGCATGGCGCGCAAGCCGGGATAGCCCAAGCACAACGATCAGCAGAGCTGGAATCGCTGTGTAGACACTCGACAGCGACGTGTGCTCGGCCACAAACCCGATCAGAGACGGGGCAAAGAGGATGCCGGAATAGCCCATGGTGGTGACGACGGAGAGGCCGACTCCCGGAGCAAGCCCCGGAATATTGCCGCCAGCCGAAAAGGCGATTGGCACCATGTTCGAGATGCCGATTCCGGTGATGGCAAAGCCGATCAGCGCAAAGGTGACGCTGGAAGACTGGCCCGCCATGACGAGCCCGATGATCGCAGCCACGCCGCAGAAGCGCAGCGTGTTGACGGCGCCGAAGCGGTCACGGATGAAGTCGCCCGCAAAACGGCAGACCGCCATGGTCAACGAGAAGGCGGCAAAGGCGAAGCCCGACATTTCCGTCGAGGCATTTAGCTCGTTGCGCAGGTAGAGCGCGCTCCAGTCAAGCACGGTGCCCTCAGGGATCATGCAGAACAACGCGATTGTGCCGATCAGCCAGGGCAGCGGCGTCATCGGCAGCTTGGCCTTGGCCGGTTCGTCGGTTGGATGTGGCGCGTCCGATAGGATCATCGGGCGGGCGACCAGGAAGAGGACGACGCAGACGGCTGCCAGAAGCAGCACGTGACCAGTGACACCGAGCGAGGCAATCAGGAAACCACCGGTCGCCGCACCGCAAAGGCCACCCAGGCTCCAGAAGGCGTGACAGGAGGACATGATCGAGCGGCGCATGCTGCGCTCGACCGCAACGGCATTGGCATTCATCGCCACATCCATCGCTCCGGTCAGGCCGCCGAACAGGAATATGGCGATGGCTCCGGTCCAGAGATTGTCGACCAGCGTTACCAGAACGATTGTGGGGATGAACAGGATTGTCGTGATCTCGACCACGCGACGCGAGCCGTAGCGTGCAATCTGCATGCCGGCGATTGGCATCAGTACCAGCGACCCCACGCCGAAGACGAAGATCATCACGCCCAGCATCAGCTCCGACAATCCGAGCGCCTCTGAGAAGAACGGAATTTTCGGCGCCCAGGCTCCGATGACGAGGCCATTCAGGAAGAAGAGCAGCGCAACCGCCACCCGCTCCCTGGTGACGATCGGTGCCGGTGCGGCGGTGGAAGTGATGGTGTGGGCGATGTCATTCATGTCCTGCTCCCATAGTCGGGCGCACTGTAATTAAATCGATTTAAACGACAACATGCCCCGCACGTCCCAACTGTAAATTTTTGTTTCGCACGACAACAATGTCGGAGATCCGGACGGGGATTGACAGAACCCGGCCAACGCCTGACACAGATAGCCATTGCGGACCTCCCCCTGTGCCGCCCGACCCGAAAGACGCTTCCGTGAAAACCGCAGTTGGTGCTGGTATTCTCCTCTCCAGCCTCGCTTATCTCTGCTTTGCCATGCATGACGCCATGATCAAGCTGCTGGTGGAGACAACCACCGTCTGGCAGATCCTGTTTTGCCGCAGCATTGCGATCCTGCTTGGCTGTTACATCCTCGGTGGCCGCTCACTCGCCCGGGAGACGGTGACGTCGCCGGCGCTTCGCCCGATGATGCTGCGCAGTCTTTTCCTGCTCGCCGCCTGGCTCTGTTACTTTAACGCGGCCAAGCATCTGCCCCTCGCAGATCTGACGACACTCTATTTCGCCGCACCGATCGCAGCGATCCTGCTCGCCATCCCGATCCTGGGCGAACGCGTCCCCATCAGCAGCTGGATTGCCGTCATGACCGGCTTCGTCGGCGTGGTCATCGCCAGCAATCCGACAGGCCTTGCGACCGGCTGGCCCGTCTACCTCGCCCTCATCGCGGCCATCTGCTGGGCGATCGCCACGACGCTGCTCAGAACCACCAGCAAGAGCGCCAGCAGCATGGTTCAGATGACGATGACGAATGTCTTCTTCCTGGCCCTGACGACACCCATGGCCATCCTCTCCTGGACCACGCCAAGCGGTCCGACGCAGATAATGCTGCTGGCCGTCGGCTTCATCGGCGGTCTTGGCCAGATGAGCTTTTTCGAGGCGCTGCGCCGCGCCCCGATCTCGGTGATTGCACCCCTGGAGTATACGGCACTCGTCTGGGCCTTCGCGCTCGGCTACACGATCTGGGGAGACATCCCGGGACCGAATGTCTGGGCCGGCGCCGTCCTGATCGCCGGCGCAGGCCTCATCATTCTCTTTGCCCAGCGGCGCAAGATGCCCGCTCAGGACCTCGAGAGATAGCGCTCGGCAAGTTCCACCCAGAGGGTGGTCCCGACCGGCAGGATATCGTCGTTGAAGTCATAGCGCGGGTGGTGCAGCGGCGGATCGTTGGGTGTCCGCTGCGTTCCGAGGAAGAAATAGCTGCCCGGGCGCTTGGCGAGCATGTAGGCGAAATCCTCGCTCCCCATCATCGGGCGCGGCAGGTCATAGACCTTGTCCTGTCCAGCAAAGCTCACCGCGAGATCACGGACGAAATCGGTTTCGGCCTTGTGGTTGATGGTCGGGTCGTATCCCCTTTCATAGTCGATGGTCACGCCCATGCCGTAACTCGCCGCCTGACCTTCGGCCACCGCGCGAATGCGCTGCTCAAGCTGGTCGCGGACCTTGGGATCGAAGGAGCGGATCGACAGCACCATCTCTGCCCGCTCCGGAATGACATTGCTCGCCGCACCCGCATGGAACCCGCCGACGGTGATGACGGTCGGATCGAGCGGGTGGATGTTGCGCGACACGATCGTCTGCAGCGCCATCACGATGGACGCGCCACACACAATGGGATCGGCCGTCGATTGCGGTTCGGCCCCGTGACCACCACGGCCGTTGACGGTGATCTTGCACTCGTCGACGGCAGCCATGATCGGCCCTTCCCGGAGCGCGATATGGCCGAACGGGATCTCCGGATCGTTATGCAGCGCGAAAACCGCATCGCAGGGGAAGCGATCGAAAAGGCCGTCCTCGATCATGATCCGCGCGCCGCCGAAATTCTCTTCCGCCGGCTGAAAGATCAGGTGAATGACGCCGTCGAAATTCCGTCGCTCGGCAAGGATCTTCGCCGCGCCGAGAAGCATCGCAGTATGGCCGTCATGACCACAGGCATGCATCACGCCCGGTATCTCGCTCGCATAGGGAAGGCCGGTCTCTTCGAGGATCGGCAGAGCGTCGAAGTCGGCGCGAATGCCGATGCTTCGCTCGCTCGACCCGTTTCTGAGGGTGGCGACAATACCGGTCTTGGCAAGCCCGCGCGTCACCTCATAGCCGAGCGCGGTCAGCTGCTCGGCGACATAGTCCGATGTCTTGAATTCCGACAGGCCGATCTCCGGAAACCGATGCAGATGATGTCGCGTCGCGAGCACTTCAGCCATCACATTGGGCGCATGGATCGTCATGGAAATTGCCTTTCGGTCGTCTGGGCATGAGCAATGAAGCGCGGACTGTGGCACTTGCCGGTCCGTTGTTCAACCGTATAAAAAGACGTCCGCGGCTGACGAAAACAAGCCGCCTTACCCGTGCCGGAGAGACCACCATGACACGACGCACGTTCCAGCGTGCCGGTGAAGCCGAGCGCCGGAAGGATCTGATCGCGGCGACCCTGGACAGCGTTTCCGAACATGGCCTGGAAGGCGCAACCGTCCGCGACATCGCCGCCAGAGCCGGCGTGACCGGCGGTTTGATCCGCCATTATTTTTCCGGCAAGGACGAGATGGTTCAGGCTGCCTATCGCGAAATGCTGGCGGGCATGACCGGCTCCGCCGTCGATGCCATGGCAGAAGCTGGCGCGAACCCGCAGCGGCGCCTGCATGACTTCATCGTCGCCAATGTCAGCCCACCGATCGCCGACCCGAAGGCGTTGTCCCTCTGGGCAGCTTTCATCGGACGTGTGCGATCGGATGAGGAACTCGCCCGTATCCATCGGGAAAACTACATGGTCTTCATCGGCATACTCGAAGAGCTCGTCGGAGCCGTCCTGGAGGCACGACAACACGAACCACCCTTCTCCGAAGTCCGCCATCTCGCGGTCGCGATCAACGGGCTCATCGACGGTTTGTGGCTTGAGAATTCGCTCGCGAGCGACCTCTTCGACGAGGGACGGCTGCCGCAGATCGCACTGGATGCGGTCGAGGCCATGCTGGGCGGATTGTCGTTGAGAGGCACGAACTGAGCAATCCGACCCGCGTCGCGAACACGCATTAGGGCTCCGAGCATTCGGGATCTGGTAACCTCACCGACAGATCGCTTGCCCGCGAAGTTTGACCCTGCTTCATCGCTGCGCGGCGGCTGCGAGCAAGCCCCTTGGACAGCAGCTTGAAATAAGGCATAAAAACGCCAATTCACCTGCCTGGATGCGAAAGTCGCAAAGAGTGTCCGTCCGCCTCTGTTAACCGTCGTATTACGGCCTCTTTCTGCCTCGATTGTTGGTCAATAACCCAATTTTGTGCAATGAGGCGCGGCGGCAAAGACCAGACGGTCGGACCACAACGGCTTTCTATTGAACCATCGAACCGAGAACCTATTTTTCATGACGCTGCATGTCCCATCGCGCGACCTCGAAACCAAGCAGATCGACCACAACGATTCCATTCGATCTGCCTATTTTACGATCGAGGAGTTGCGGGAGAGCGCCGCTTCCCTGGCGCTGAACGGCGTCGAAGAACTTCCGGGTCTGATGGACTTCGACTTCTTCGCCCGGCACAAGGAAAACGAGCGCGAGATCCTGCGCGTCTATCGCGCGACGGCGGCTGACGTCGAAGCCGGGGCTGCGATCACGCCCGCAGCAGAGTGGTTGCTCGACAACCACTACGTTATCGAAGAAGCGATCCAGGAAGTTCGCCGCGACTTCCCGAAGAAGTTCTATCGGCAGCTCCCGACGATGAAGATCGGAAGCCGCGAAATTCCGCGAACCATGGCTCTGGCCTGGCTCTACGTGGCCCACACCCATTCGACGGTCAGCCAGGAAAGCATGACGGCCCTGGTCGAAGGCTATCAGCAGCACCAGACGCTGGAGATCGGCGAACTCTGGGCGCTGCCCTCGATCGTCCGATTCGTGCTGACCGAAAACCTCCGCCGCATCGCGACCCGCGTCGATCGTTCGCGCCGGATGCGCCGCCGGGCCAACGAGGTGGCCGACGAGATCATCCGCTTAAACGACCCGGTCGCGGCCGCGACCTATCTCAGCCAGATCGAACAGCTCGCCGACGACAACACCTTCGCGACGCAGTTCCTCTACCGCCTGCGCAATGGCTCGCAGAACACGAGCTTTGCCGTCGAATGGCTGGAAAGCCGACTGGAAGCGGCCGGCCGCAACGCCCAGGAGGCGATGGACGCCGAGCACAACCGTCTCTCCTCCGGCAATGTCACGATGGGCAACATCGTGCGCGGCCTGCGAGAGATCGACGACAAGGAGTGGTCGGTCTGGGTCGAAGAAGTCAGCCATGTCGACCGGGTTCTCGGCCAGCACACGGATTACCGCGAACTCGATTTCGGGTCGCGCAATGCCTACCGCAACACGATCGAAAGGCTGGCGCGTCGTTGCGACCAGAGCGAGATCGAGATTGCCCAGACCGCAATCGACCTGGCGACACAGTCGGTAGGCACTGATGGACATCTTGACGTCGGAAGCTATCTCGTCGGCAACAGACGGACCGAGCTGGAAAGCGCCATCGGTTACAGCCAGCCGCTCTCCCGGATCCTGAGCGACGGCATTAAGCGGCTGAACTGGCTCTCCATCGCGATCCCGGTCATTGCGCTCACCGTCGCAGCCCTTGCCATCATTGGATACTTCCTCAACCATGCCGGCCTACAGACCTCGCTCATCCTGATCCTGCTGCTCATGGTGTCACTGCCGGTATCCGAAGGCGCGACGGGACTGTTCAACACGCTCGTCACCTTTTTCGTCAGACCCGTTCGACTGACCGGCTACGAATTCAAGCAGGGCATTCCTGAAGAAGCACGCACCCTCGTCGTTGTACCCTGCATGATCACCAAGCGCGACGACGTCGACGAACTCGTCCGCAACCTCGAAGTCCACTACCTGACCAACCCGCATGGCGAGATCTATTTCGCGCTGTTGAGCGACTGGAAGGACAGCCAGACGGAAGAAACCCCGGCCGATCTCGAAGTCCTCGATTATGCCAAGCGCGAACTCGCCCAACTCAATGGCCGCTACGATTTCGGGGGCAAGACCCGCTTCTACCTCTTGCATCGTCGTCGTCTCTACAACGAAGCCGAAGGCTGCTGGATGGGCTGGGAACGCAAGCGCGGCAAGCTGCACGAGTTGAACCTCCTGCTGCGGGGCGATCGCGACACGTCTTATCTGCCGGGCGCCAACATGGTGCCGGAGAACGTGCGTTACGTGATGACGCTCGATGCCGACACCCGCCTGATGCGCGACGCCGTCACCAAGCTCGTCGGCAAGATGCACCATCCAATCAATCGTCCGGTTCACGACGAAAAGACCGGTCGCGTGATCAGCGGCTACGGCGTCCTGCAGCCGCGCGTCACACCCTCGCTGACGACGGGCAAGGATGCCTCGGTCTTTCAGCGCATCTTCTCGATGAACCGCGGCCTCGACCCATACGTCTTCACGGTTTCAGACGTCTATCAGGACATCACCGCCGAAGGCACCTTTACCGGCAAGGGCCTTTACGACGTCGACGCCTTCGAGACGGCGATCAAGGGCCGGATCGACGAGAACAGCGTTCTCAGCCACGACTTGCTCGAAGGCTCCTTCGCCCGCTGCGCCCTCGTCACCGACGTCGAGCTGGTCGAAGACTTCCCGACCCGCTACGAGGTGGAAATCTCGCGCCAGCACCGCTGGGCCCGCGGCGACTGGCAGCTCATTCCCTATATTGGCGACACCAGTCGCGGCATCACCAGCCTTGGCCGCTGGAAGATGGTCGACAACCTGCGCCGTTCGCTGACGCCGATCGCCTGGTATGCCGCCTCGGTTCTCGGCTGGGCCACCATGGAGCCGGTGGGCGCCACCATCTGGCAGCTGCTCTTGATCTTCAGCCTATTCGTCGCCCCGACCCTGTCACTTCTGTCGGGCATCGTCCCGCGCCAGACCGATATCGTTCCGGCGGCGCATTTCCAGACGCTGTGGTCGGAAGTCCGCTCGATCAACGCCCAGGTCGCGCTCCGCATCGTCTTCATCGCCGACAATGCCTGCATGATGGCTGACGCCATCGCCCGTTCTCTTTATCGCATGTTTGTCAGCCGCAAGCTGCTGCTCGAATGGCGCACGGCTGCCAGCGTCCAGTCGGCCGCCCAGGGCACGATCGCCTCCTATTACGAGAACATGCGCCATGCGCCGATCCTGGCCATCCTCTCGGTCGGCGTCGCGGCACTGCCGGGCGGCTATGGCTATCTGATCGGTCTTCCCTTCGCCTTCCTTTGGGTCCTCTCCCCGCTGCTCGCCTGGTATGTCAGCCAGTCGGCCGAGACCGAAGACAGCCTGGAGGTGCCGGAAAACGTCTCCTACGAGCTGCGCAAGATCGCGCGCCGCACCTGGCGTTATTATGAGACATTCACGACCGCCGGGGACAACTATCTGCCCCCGGACAATTTCCAGGAAACGCCAGAACCGCTGATCGCCCATCGCACCTCGCCGACCAATATCGGCGTCTATTTGCTCTCCGTCGTTTCCGCGCGGCACTTCGGCTGGCTGAGCTTCGAACAGACGATCGAGCGCATGGAGCAGACAATCTCCACCGTCGAACGGATGGAGAAGTATCGGGGTCATCTCTACAACTGGTACTATACCGACACGCTGCAGACCCTTGGCCCAAAGTATATTTCGGCGGTCGACAGCGGCAATCTCGCCGGCCATCTGATCGCGATCGCCTCGGCCTGCCGCGAATGGGCGGAGGCTCCGTCCGCACACCTTCAGGGCAACTTCGACGGCATCGGCGATGTCGGCGGCATCCTGCTCGAAATCCTTGAGCAACTGCCCGACGACCGAAAGACGGTGCGTCCGCTGCGCAAGCGTCTGGAAGAGCGCATCATCGGATTCAACACGGCGCTTGCCGCCGTCAAGCGCGAGCATGAATTCGCCTCGATCCGCATCATCAATCTCGCAGTGCTTGCCCGTGACGCACAGAAGCTGGCGGCAAATCTCCACCACGAGATCCGCTCCGAAGCGAGTGCCGAAGTCGTACGCTGGACGGAAGCGCTGGTCTCGGTTTGCGAAGCCCACATTGCAGACACCGCCTTCGACCTGTCGAACATCGATCCGCTGCGCCAGCGCTTGAGCCAGCTCTCTGAGCGCGCCCGGAACCTCGCCTTTTCGATGGACTTCACCTTCCTCTTCCGTCCGGAGCGCCGCCTGCTGTCGATCGGCTATCGCGTCGACGCACGCGAACTGGACGAGGCCTGCTACGACCTGCTCGCGTCGGAATGCCGTCTGACCAGCCTGTTTGCGATCGCCAAAGGTGATCTACCGACGGAACACTGGTACCGACTCGGTCGCCAGGTCGTGCCGATCGGTGCCCGCGCAGCGTTGATCTCCTGGTCGGGCTCGATGTTCGAATATCTGATGCCGCCGCTCGTCATGCAGGAGCGGCAGGGTGGCATTCTTAACCAGACGAACAATCTCGTGGTCATCGAACAGATGAACCACGGCCGCCGGCTGAACATCCCCTGGGGCATCTCGGAAGCGGCCTTTAACGCCCGCGACCACGAGATGAATTATCAGTACACCAACTTCGGTGTGCCGACGCTCGGCCTCAAGCGTGGCCTGGGCCAGAACGCCGTCGTGGCCCCCTATGCCTCGATCCTTGCGAGCCAGTATTATCCGGAAGCCGCACTCGAGAACCTGACGCGACTGCGCAAGCTGGGCGCTCTCGGCCCCTTCGGCTTCCATGATGCCGTCGACTTCACCCCGACGCGCCTGCCGGACGGCAAGAAGTGCGCCGTCGTCAAGAACTACTATGCCCACCATCATGGCATGTCGATCGCAGCCATCGCCAACGTCGCCTTCAACGGCCGTCTGCGTGCGCTATTCCATGCCGATCCGGTGATCGAAGCGGCAGAACTTCTCCTGCAGGAGAAGACGCCTCGCGAAATCCCGGTCATGAGCGCGAAATACGAGCCGCAGACCCCGGCCAAGGGCCAGGCAGACCTTCTGCGCGCCGAAGTCCGCACGATCGAGGATCCCGCGACCAAGGACCGCGAAGTCGTATTCCTGTCGAATGGCCACTATTCGGTGATGATGACAGCCACCGGCTCCGGTTTCTCGCGCTGGAATGGTCAGGCCGTCACCCGCTGGAAACCCGATACGACCGAAGACCGCTGGGGCACCTTCCTCTTCCTGCGCGACACCGCAACAAACGAGTGGTGGTCCGCGACTGCAGCCCCGCGCCGTGCAGCGGACGAACAGACCAAAGTCATCTTCGGCGACGACAAGGCGGAGTTCTTCAAGACCGTGGGCGACATCTCCACCTCGGTCGAATGCATTGTCGGCACCGAGCATGATGCCGAAGGCCGCAGGCTGACGATCCTGAACACCGGGACGGAAGACCGCTACATCGAGGTTACGTCCTACACCGAGCCGGTGCTGGCTTACGAGGACAGCGACAACGCCCATCCGCTCTTCTCGCGCATGTTCGTCAAGACCGAATTCGGTCGTCGCCGCGACGTCATTCGGGCCGAGCGCAACAAGCGCAGCCCATCGGATCCGGATATGTGCGTCGCCCATCTGGTGGTCGACAGCGCCGGACAGGGCCGCCCCACCGAGTTTGAAACCGATCGCCGCAAGTTCCTCGGTCGTGGCCGCAGTCTCGGCGAGGCAGCAGCGTTCGATCCCGGCGCAAACCTCTCCGGCTCGGAAGGCTTTACGCTCGATCCGATCTTGAGCCTTCGCCGCGTGGTGCGCGTGCCGGCCGGCAAGAAGGTTCAGGTCATCTTCTGGACCATGGCGGCACCCAGCCGCGAGGAAATCGATCAGGCAATCGAGCGCTACCGTCATCCGGATTCCTTCAGCCACGAGCTCATCCATGCCTGGACGCGTGCCCAGGTCGAGCTTCGCCATATCGGCATCACCTCGCAGCAGGCGGCTGCCTTCCAGCATCTCGGCCGTTACCTGACCTATCCCGACAACCATCTGCGCGCGGATCCGGAAACCGTCCGCAAGGGACTGAGATCGCAGTCGGCACTCTGGCCCATGTCGATTTCGGGCGACTTCCCGATCTTTGCGCTGCGCATCAACGACGACATGGACATGGACATTGCCCGGGAAGCGATGAGTGCGCTGGAATATCTGCGTCGCCGCGGCGTAGTCGCCGATCTCGCGATCATCAATGAGCGCGCGACATCCTATGCGCAGGACATGCAGCATGCACTCGACCAGATGGCAGACAACCTGCGCCACCGCCTGCCGGGTGGCCGCCAGCATGTCTTTACAGTCCGCGACGACCTGCAGGACGAAGGCGCGACGCTTGCGGTCCTCGCGGCAGCCCGTGTCGTGCTGCACACCCGCAACGGCAAGATCGTCGATCAGGTGAACCGCGCCGTCTCGCTCTTTGCGACACCGCGAACCATCGACGGCGAGCCAGAGTGGGCAGGCCTTCCGCCAGTGCTGCCGGCACCTGCAAAGGCGACATCGCCGGTCGACGGTTCCGACCTCGACTTCTGGAACGGCTTCGGCGGCTTCTCGAAAGATGGTTCGGAATATGTCGTGCGTCTCAATGGATCTGCGACAACGCCGCAGCCCTGGATCAACGTTATCGCCAACGAGAACTTCGGCTTCCACGTATCCGCCGAAGGCGCCGGCTTCACCTGGAGCCAGAACTCGCGCGACTACCAGCTGACGCCCTGGACCAATGATCCCGTGGTAAACCGTCCGGGCGAGGCTTTCTACGTGACCGATCTCGGCAGCGGACGCGCCTATGCGACCGTGAGCGCCCTGAACCTCGATCCGGCAGCGACCTTCGAGACGCGCCATGG encodes the following:
- a CDS encoding GH36-type glycosyl hydrolase domain-containing protein, with the protein product MTLHVPSRDLETKQIDHNDSIRSAYFTIEELRESAASLALNGVEELPGLMDFDFFARHKENEREILRVYRATAADVEAGAAITPAAEWLLDNHYVIEEAIQEVRRDFPKKFYRQLPTMKIGSREIPRTMALAWLYVAHTHSTVSQESMTALVEGYQQHQTLEIGELWALPSIVRFVLTENLRRIATRVDRSRRMRRRANEVADEIIRLNDPVAAATYLSQIEQLADDNTFATQFLYRLRNGSQNTSFAVEWLESRLEAAGRNAQEAMDAEHNRLSSGNVTMGNIVRGLREIDDKEWSVWVEEVSHVDRVLGQHTDYRELDFGSRNAYRNTIERLARRCDQSEIEIAQTAIDLATQSVGTDGHLDVGSYLVGNRRTELESAIGYSQPLSRILSDGIKRLNWLSIAIPVIALTVAALAIIGYFLNHAGLQTSLILILLLMVSLPVSEGATGLFNTLVTFFVRPVRLTGYEFKQGIPEEARTLVVVPCMITKRDDVDELVRNLEVHYLTNPHGEIYFALLSDWKDSQTEETPADLEVLDYAKRELAQLNGRYDFGGKTRFYLLHRRRLYNEAEGCWMGWERKRGKLHELNLLLRGDRDTSYLPGANMVPENVRYVMTLDADTRLMRDAVTKLVGKMHHPINRPVHDEKTGRVISGYGVLQPRVTPSLTTGKDASVFQRIFSMNRGLDPYVFTVSDVYQDITAEGTFTGKGLYDVDAFETAIKGRIDENSVLSHDLLEGSFARCALVTDVELVEDFPTRYEVEISRQHRWARGDWQLIPYIGDTSRGITSLGRWKMVDNLRRSLTPIAWYAASVLGWATMEPVGATIWQLLLIFSLFVAPTLSLLSGIVPRQTDIVPAAHFQTLWSEVRSINAQVALRIVFIADNACMMADAIARSLYRMFVSRKLLLEWRTAASVQSAAQGTIASYYENMRHAPILAILSVGVAALPGGYGYLIGLPFAFLWVLSPLLAWYVSQSAETEDSLEVPENVSYELRKIARRTWRYYETFTTAGDNYLPPDNFQETPEPLIAHRTSPTNIGVYLLSVVSARHFGWLSFEQTIERMEQTISTVERMEKYRGHLYNWYYTDTLQTLGPKYISAVDSGNLAGHLIAIASACREWAEAPSAHLQGNFDGIGDVGGILLEILEQLPDDRKTVRPLRKRLEERIIGFNTALAAVKREHEFASIRIINLAVLARDAQKLAANLHHEIRSEASAEVVRWTEALVSVCEAHIADTAFDLSNIDPLRQRLSQLSERARNLAFSMDFTFLFRPERRLLSIGYRVDARELDEACYDLLASECRLTSLFAIAKGDLPTEHWYRLGRQVVPIGARAALISWSGSMFEYLMPPLVMQERQGGILNQTNNLVVIEQMNHGRRLNIPWGISEAAFNARDHEMNYQYTNFGVPTLGLKRGLGQNAVVAPYASILASQYYPEAALENLTRLRKLGALGPFGFHDAVDFTPTRLPDGKKCAVVKNYYAHHHGMSIAAIANVAFNGRLRALFHADPVIEAAELLLQEKTPREIPVMSAKYEPQTPAKGQADLLRAEVRTIEDPATKDREVVFLSNGHYSVMMTATGSGFSRWNGQAVTRWKPDTTEDRWGTFLFLRDTATNEWWSATAAPRRAADEQTKVIFGDDKAEFFKTVGDISTSVECIVGTEHDAEGRRLTILNTGTEDRYIEVTSYTEPVLAYEDSDNAHPLFSRMFVKTEFGRRRDVIRAERNKRSPSDPDMCVAHLVVDSAGQGRPTEFETDRRKFLGRGRSLGEAAAFDPGANLSGSEGFTLDPILSLRRVVRVPAGKKVQVIFWTMAAPSREEIDQAIERYRHPDSFSHELIHAWTRAQVELRHIGITSQQAAAFQHLGRYLTYPDNHLRADPETVRKGLRSQSALWPMSISGDFPIFALRINDDMDMDIAREAMSALEYLRRRGVVADLAIINERATSYAQDMQHALDQMADNLRHRLPGGRQHVFTVRDDLQDEGATLAVLAAARVVLHTRNGKIVDQVNRAVSLFATPRTIDGEPEWAGLPPVLPAPAKATSPVDGSDLDFWNGFGGFSKDGSEYVVRLNGSATTPQPWINVIANENFGFHVSAEGAGFTWSQNSRDYQLTPWTNDPVVNRPGEAFYVTDLGSGRAYATVSALNLDPAATFETRHGMGYSTFISQHGDLQIELTQTVDRERPVKLTKIRLKNASPEPRKFRIYGYAEWVLGNNSARTAPFILSSFDEETGALLASNPYDINYSGRFAFLAGPEQPDGYTTSRREFIGRNGTIKLPQAVARASGLTDSIESESDPCAAIAFDVELAPGQSRDMTFLLGETETAEAAVDLVKTVRGSGFETVLKANRDFWTGFTGKLSVETGDKSFDNLVNRWLPYQALACRIFGRAGFYQASGAYGFRDQLQDTLAFLTVEPQLARRQILNAAARQFVEGDVQHWWLPQTGAGVRTMISDDVVWLAYAIDQYVSATGDETVLAEQIPFIEGPQLTQDQHDSFFLPNVAAETADLYEHAARALDLAIARTGEHGLPLILGGDWNDGMNRVGIEGRGESVWLGWLLAATLDRFRLQADKRGDQDRSARWSEHVAKLKTALETAGWDGDHYRRGYFDDGSPLGSNDSRQCQIDSIAQSWSVLSGMGDPAHTERALDSAVSKLVDGENGIVRLFTPAFEKPEIDPGYIGAYPPGVRENGGQYTHAAIWLGLSLVKAGRLADAWRVFELLNPINHAKTADEAERYRVEPYVVAADIYGGDGYAGRGGWTWYTGSAGWLYRFAVEGFLGIRRKGGVLVVNPALPEHWQGFKAKVDLDGRKVDVAVTRNAAGYDVTLDGKMQATSADLPPAPPPAKKPARKPKIKAAE